The sequence below is a genomic window from Rhodothermales bacterium.
GCTTCGATCTGCCCGCCCCAGATGAGGAACGGGATCAGAAACAGGACGGCCAGGCCGAGAAAAATCCAGAGCAGTCGCATGGCGTGAATGGAAACGGATGGATGGCTGAAGGTACACGAAAATCGGTGCACGTCCGAACACCTTTTCCGTTTTCCATTACATTTGAGACGCGTCGCCGCGCATCCTGTCCCCGATCCTTCAACCTCGTTCAGCCATGGCCAAACCCCAACCCGAACCCATCGATCCGGCACACCTCCCCGAACTAGCGCGCGCCGTGATGAAGCGGGCGCGCTTCCCGATGCTCGCCTCGATCGACGGCGACCGGCCGCGTGTCCGACCCGTGTCGCCGGTCCGCACCGACGGCTTCGTCGTCTACGTGGCGAACCTGCGCGCCTACCACAAGACCGGCGAGATCGAGGCGAATCCCCATGTCGAGCTGTGTTATCTCGACAGCGAGCACGATCAGGTGCGCATCACCGGGGTCGCCGAGGTGCTGACCGACCGGGCCCTGCTCGACGCCATCTGGGAAGCCAATCCGCTGCTCCGGAGCTACCTGGGTACGCCCGAGAATCCCCAGCTAATCGTCTACCGCATCCGGCCCGAGCGGGTGCGTTTCATGCGTGAGTGGGCGCTGGACTACCACGAGGTGCCGACCGAATCGGCCTAGGCGCGCACCCGGCCCTCGCGCAGGGCGGACTGCTCGCCGGAAGCCGGCGCGTCCATCGTGATCCGGCCGGCAGGCAGGTCGGCCTCCTCCAGCATGTGCTGTTCCGCCTCGCGCTCCAGCGCGAGCAGCGCCTGTTCGCTGATCGCGAGGTTGAGCTCGCTGATGAAGATCTTCAGCAGCTTGCGGTCGGAGCGCCGCACCTGCAGCACGATCTCGGCCGGGTGTTCGAGCACCAGCCCGGGCACGCCCTGCTCGTCGGTCAGCGGCTCGAAGGCGCGAAGATCCGCCGCGGTGAGCAGGATCGCCGTCGCCGGCAGGCCCTTGCGCCAGATGCGTTTCCGGCGCGCCGTGGCAAGACCAGTGAGGGGCACTTCCACTTCCCGAAGCGGCTCCAGCTCGCGATCCGTACGGATCTCCCGGCCCACATAACTCACCTCCCGGCTCGTGCGCCACTGGACGACGATCTTGTCGCCCCGCAGATGCAGCAGGCCGTGGAGCTGTTCCTTTGTGGACATCACCTCTTTGCGGCTCACGACGCTGTGTTCACGATGTAGCACAAAAGGCAAGGCGGCTGAGCGTAGCATAGGTACGGAGTCTCTTCTACAGGGTGTCTTCTACAGGGTGTCTTCTACAGGGTGTCTTCGGATGAAAC
It includes:
- a CDS encoding pyridoxamine 5'-phosphate oxidase family protein: MAKPQPEPIDPAHLPELARAVMKRARFPMLASIDGDRPRVRPVSPVRTDGFVVYVANLRAYHKTGEIEANPHVELCYLDSEHDQVRITGVAEVLTDRALLDAIWEANPLLRSYLGTPENPQLIVYRIRPERVRFMREWALDYHEVPTESA